Proteins encoded in a region of the Methanobrevibacter millerae genome:
- a CDS encoding VPA1262 family N-terminal domain-containing protein translates to MDEYDLLSKKGNVGIYNSCEVTELVVMEPSNKIYNLFTICVFQEKNVTPKKHKYDRFFKRIDIDDCSMGIFQYELTLAEIKENFEKLLHEYKWISNRKGEYSIKDKCLRRLNKQFIPSIEDNRLNYILKNNFYSGSYILEFFDEKKQFEFLTEDEEHFEKVSKKINKILPINLFNVRDRLGNFIFQFPVNILHVKTEIASDSGDSLNFNLDWHHLINDNCPDCILEVDSILDNNYLGTNFEEYCGNGFQEVNVGNVDSLVNVKIWRENPRLLLYSNSGYSIKSIGLSMWIDIQHKRFFMNNNEKEVISLNSKDFDSYISSNSKNSDSSVKNQEYYQYIQNSIGIKEKELLEETLSFKQYTPFKDKSEGIRDLRRLIRENGKNGVYLWDPFLSFNGIVNTLFYCPFEDVALKALGSNKLNNDELINQKNLFSNLNSNFEGLNLEFRIQQSQKAHDRFLIFPGNSEKYEQPKVYSLGTSLNSFGHNYHILQEVSHPRAVVTVFDKIWEKSKGNLIWKYPK, encoded by the coding sequence ATGGATGAATATGATTTATTATCTAAAAAAGGAAATGTTGGAATTTATAATAGTTGTGAAGTAACTGAATTAGTGGTTATGGAACCATCAAATAAAATTTATAATTTATTTACCATTTGTGTTTTTCAAGAAAAAAATGTAACTCCAAAAAAACATAAGTATGATAGATTCTTTAAGAGGATAGACATTGATGATTGTTCAATGGGTATTTTTCAATATGAATTAACTTTAGCAGAAATTAAAGAGAATTTTGAAAAACTTCTCCATGAATACAAATGGATTTCTAATCGTAAAGGAGAATATTCCATCAAGGATAAATGTTTAAGAAGGCTTAATAAACAATTTATTCCATCTATTGAAGATAACAGGTTAAATTATATTTTGAAAAATAACTTTTATTCTGGTTCATATATTCTAGAATTTTTTGATGAAAAAAAGCAGTTTGAATTTCTCACGGAAGACGAAGAACATTTTGAAAAGGTATCTAAAAAAATTAATAAAATTCTTCCTATAAATTTATTTAATGTAAGGGATAGGTTAGGAAACTTTATTTTTCAATTTCCAGTCAATATATTACATGTTAAAACAGAAATTGCATCAGATTCAGGGGATTCTCTAAATTTTAATTTAGATTGGCATCATTTAATCAATGATAATTGTCCTGATTGTATTTTAGAAGTTGACTCTATACTGGATAACAACTATCTTGGTACTAATTTTGAAGAATATTGTGGCAATGGCTTTCAAGAAGTGAATGTGGGTAATGTTGATTCATTAGTAAATGTGAAGATTTGGAGAGAAAATCCAAGATTATTATTATATTCCAATTCGGGTTATTCTATAAAATCGATTGGATTGTCAATGTGGATTGATATTCAACATAAAAGATTTTTCATGAATAATAATGAAAAAGAGGTTATTAGTTTAAATTCAAAAGATTTTGACTCATATATTAGTTCAAATTCAAAAAATTCTGATTCATCAGTTAAAAATCAAGAATATTATCAGTATATTCAAAACTCAATAGGTATTAAAGAAAAAGAATTACTTGAAGAAACATTATCGTTTAAGCAGTATACCCCATTTAAGGATAAATCTGAAGGCATTCGTGATTTAAGAAGATTGATTCGTGAAAATGGTAAAAATGGAGTATATTTGTGGGATCCATTTTTAAGCTTCAATGGTATTGTTAACACTTTATTCTATTGTCCTTTTGAGGATGTCGCTTTGAAAGCATTAGGATCCAATAAATTAAATAATGATGAATTGATCAATCAAAAAAATTTATTTTCAAATTTAAATAGTAATTTTGAAGGTTTAAATTTAGAATTTAGGATTCAACAAAGTCAAAAGGCACACGATCGTTTTTTAATTTTTCCAGGTAACTCAGAAAAATATGAACAACCTAAGGTTTATTCTCTTGGAACGTCTTTAAATTCATTTGGACATAACTATCATATTTTACAAGAAGTTTCACATCCTCGAGCGGTTGTTACAGTTTTTGATAAAATTTGGGAAAAATCAAAGGGGAATTTAATATGGAAATATCCAAAATAA